The nucleotide window CCGAAGGGCACGGCGGAGAAGAAGACCGCGGCCGGCAGCCGGTCCTGCCAGAATGCCGGCGAGGCATGCCCCATCTGCGCCGTTCCGGCCGAGACCGCATCGAACACCTCTCCGCCCGCGACCAGGCCGCCGGCGGGAAACAGGCGCACGCGCATGCGCCCGCCGCTGAGGCGTGCGATCGTGTCGCAGATCCGCGATGCCGACACTCCCGGCCCCGGCTGGTCGGCCGGCCAGGTGGTCACCATCTTCCATTCGATCGTCGTCTGGGCAAGCGCCGGCCTTGCCAGTCCGCCGGCAAGCGCGAGACCGGTAAGGCCCAGTCCCGTGAGACCGAGCGCAGCGCGCCGCGTCACATCGGCCGGCCGAGGATCGGCCGGACCGGAGGAAGGGGAGGATGACTTGCGATGTTTCATTCGGCGTCTGGAACCATGTCTGCGGAACGTGCCGTGCCCCGATCGTGCCGTTTCCGCACAGGCGATGCGAACCGGTGTTTCATGGCAGAGTCCGACATGGGGGGCAACTGCGCAAGTCCCGCAAGATCAAAGTTTCACAACCGCCTGCAACAGGACGCGACGAGCCGCGAGCGGCCATGGTTGCCCTTGCCCCATGGGTCCGCATCCGCTTCACTGTCGCGATGAGTCGCGGCGCCTGCCGCCCTGCCAGCCGGAGATGTCCATGGTTCCGTTTTTCGTGATGATCAAATGCCATCTCGGCAAGGCCTACCAGGTGGCCAATGCCATCGCCGACGCGGAGATCGCTTCCGAGATCTATTCGACCGCCGGCGACTTCGATCTGCTGGTCAAGTTCTACGTCGACGACGAGACCGACATCGGCCATTTCGTCAATGAGAAGGTCCATCCCTTCGACGGCATTCTCGACACCAAGACCATGATCACGTTCAAGGCGTTCTGACGCGCCTTGAACGTGCCGTGCCGGCTCAGGCCTTGGACGGGGTGACCGTGCTGCGTTCGCGGGACCTGTCGAGGCCGAGCCGGTGCTCGCGGAAGATGACGAAGACGCCCGCGCCGATGACGATGATCGCGCCGCCGATCACTTCCAGCGTCGGAACTTCCGCAAAGACGATCCAGCCGACCAGCACCGTCCACAGCATCGTCGTGTATTCGAAGGGCGCGATGGTGGAGGCGTCGGCGTAGCGATAGCTCTGGGTCAGCAGGATCTGGCCGACGCCGCCCGACAGGCCGATGGCGACGAGGATGATCGCATCGTTGAGGTCCGGCAGCACCCAGCCGAACGGCGCCGACATCAGCGCGAAGACCGAGGTCACCGCCGCGAACCACACCACGATGGTGGACGTGCGCTCCGTTCCCGTGAGGCGGCGCACCGTTATCATCGCCAGCGCCATGAAGATCGCGCTGGCGAAGGCCAGCATCGCCCCGAGCGAGGCCTCTTCCGTCGGTGCGACGCCGGACAGGTGCGGCGACAGAATGATGAGGATGCCGAGAAAGCCGACGACGACCGCGCTCCAGCGATAGGCGCGGACCTTTTCCCGCAGGATGATGGCGGCCAGCGCCACCGTGACGAGCGGCGCGGAGAAGCTGATCGCCGTCGCATCGGGCAGCGGCAGGCGGGCAATGGCGGCGAACCACAGCGACATGGCCGTGCCGCCGACGATGGCGCGGCTGATATGGCCCCAGGGACGCTGCGTGGAGAAGGCCTCGGCGAGCTTGCCCTGCCAGGCGATGACCAGCAGCACCGGCAGCATGCCGAAGAACGAGCGGGCGAAGATCACCTCGCCGACCGGATAGGCCCCGTCGAGCAGCTTCACCATGGCGATCATGCCGGTGAAGACGAGGGCCGACACGACCTTCAGCGCAATGCCGAGCCGGGGGTTGTAGGCGTTGAAATCTTTGGCGGCCGGCACGTTCCCGGTCGTCTTTTCGGCAAGTTCGGAGGCCATTGCGTGTCAGGATCTGCCGGTGACACCGGCCTGTCTGACAGCCCGGAGAAGTGGAACATCCTCTATTTATAGGATGAATCGCGCAGGAGCGCCCATGGGAATTGCACGGGCACCCCTGCGCGAAACACATGACCTAACGTCAGCGCGTCCGCGCGTCAGCTGTTGGCGGCCCGGATCGCCTCCCACACGCGCAGCGGCGTCGCCGGCATGTCGATATGGGCAACGCCCGCCCCGCGGCGGAGCGCATCGCCGACCGCATTCATCACCGCGGGACCTGCGCCGATGGTGCCGGCCTCGCCCGCGCCCTTGATGCCGAGCGCGTTGGTGGTGGAGGGAATGTTGTTGGTCTCGAAGCGGATGCCGGGAATGTCGGCCGCCCGCGGCATCTGGTAGTCGAGGAAGGAGGCCGTCAGCAGCTGGCCGTCCTCGTCGTAGACCGTGTGCTCCATCAAGGCCTGGCCGATGGCCTGCACGACGCCGCCATGCACTTGGCCGGCCAGCAGGATCGGGTTCACCGTGACGCCGAAATCGTCGACGATCACATAGTCCAGCAGCTCGATGTCGCCGGTCTCCGGATCGACCTCCAGCTCGCAGATATGCGTGCCGTTGGGATAGGTCGCCTCGGCCTGCTTGACCTCCTCGCTCGCCGTCAGCTGCTCGGGCGCGGCGGCCGCGATCTCGGCCAGGGTCACCGACCTGTCGGTGCCGACAACACGCACCTCGCCGTCGACGAGCTCCAGATCCTCCGGTCCCGCCTCCAGCTTGTCGGCGGCAAGGTCCTTGATCTTCTTCACCAGGCTGCGCGAGGCCTCCAGCACAGACGGCAGGCCGATGGGGATCGAGCGCGAGCCGCCCGTGCCGCCGCCCTTGCGCACCCGGTCGGTGTCGCCCTGGATCATGGTGATGCGGTCGAGATCGACGCCGAACTGCTCGGCCATGATCTGGCCATAGGCGGTAGCATGGCCCTGGCCGTTGGTCTGCGTGCCGATCAGCAGGGTCAGCGAGCCGTCGCCGCCCAACTCCACCGTCGCCTCCTCGGAGCCGGCAAAGGCGCAGGCCTCGATATAGGTCGCCATGCCGATGCCGCGATAGCGCCCGCGCGCCGCAGATTCCTCTGCCCGCTCGGTGAAGCCGTCCCAGCCGATGGCCGCCATCGCCTTGTCCATATGGGCGGAAAAGTCGCCGGTGTCGTACATCCGGCCCGTGTGGGTGGTGTAGGGCAGCTGCTCGGGGCGGATGAAGTTGCGGCGGCGGAATTCGGCCGGCGACATGTCCATCTCGGCCGCCGCCCGGTCGACCAGCCGCTCCAGCAGATAGGCGGCCTCGGGCCGGCCCGCGCCGCGATAGGCATCGGTCGGCGTCGTGTTGGTGTAGACGCCCTTCACCACGCCGTACATTGCCGGAACGTGATAGAGGCCGGTCGCCATCGACAGGCCGAAATTCGGGATCATCGGGCCGTACTGGTGCAGATAGGCACCCATCGCCGCGACGATCTCGACGCGCAGCGCCAGGATGCGCCCTTCCGCATCGAGCGCCACTTCCGCCACCGACAGGTTGTCGCGCCCGTGGGCGTCGGCGAGGAAGTGCTCGGTGCGCTCGCAGACCCACTTGACCGGCCGGCCGAGCCGCTCCGCCGCCACCAGGCAGACGGGGTATTCGGGATAGACGAAATTCTTGGTGCCGAAGCCGCCGCCGACATCCGGCGTGACGACCCGCAGCCGGTTGCGCGGAATGCCGAGGATGTCGCCGGCGATGATCGCCTGCATGCTGTGGCCGCCCTGGGTGCCGGCGGTCAGCGTGTAGCGCCCGCTCTCGGCGTCGTATTCGCCGATGCAGCCGCGCGGCTCCATGTAGTTGCACACCAGGCGGTTGTTGACGATGTCGATGCGGGTGACGTGATGGGCGGTCTCGAACGCCCGGTTGGTCGCCGCCGCATCGCCCGCGTCATAGGTGAAGGCGAGATTGGTGCCGGTCTCCGGCCACACCAACGGCGCATCCGGCTTCAGGGCATCGCCGGTGTCGACCACCGCGTCGAGCGGCTCGTAGTCGACCTCGACCAGCTCCGCCGCCGACTTGGCATTGGCGAGCGTGTCGGCAACGACGAGCGCGATGGGCTCGCCGACATGGCGCACGGTGTCGGTCGCCAGAACCGGGCGCGGGGGAACCGCGTGGCGCGTGCCGTCGGTCTGGGTGAGGATCGCCTTGGTCGGCATCAGGCCGAGATCGGGAATGTCCGCCGCGGTCATCACCATGGCGACGCCGGGCGCCGAGCGCGCGGCCTCCAGGTCGCCGAGGGTGATGCGCGCATGGGCCACGCTGGAGCGCACCACGAAGGCGCGCAGCATGCCGTCCGACTGGACGTCGTCGGTATAGTGCCCCCGGCCGGTGACCAGTGCATCGTCTTCCTTGCGGCGCACCGGCGCGCCGATGCCGAACTTGGCGTGCACCATCTCGTTCATTCGAATGCCTCGTTGCTAACAGCCGGGCACGGCCCGGAGATCGCTGCGGTGATTGCGGAAAGCGTTGCGTGCGACATGTGGCGCAGTGCCGGGAGGGTCAAGGCCGAACATGGCGGGTCAGGCGACGCGACGATCGCCGCCGCTGTGTGGATGGGGAAAGCTTAGCGGCAAAAGCGCCCGTTCGCCAAGGGGGAGCGGAACACCGGCCGGGCCCTTTCGCGATTGCTGCCAATGGGACTATGCTCGGCCTCTCACCTTCTTGCGGCGGCGCTCGTCGCCTGCCCGCCCACGGATAGCCCGATGCCCCCACCTTCCGAGCACACGCCCCCGGACCCTCCCGATCCCGGAGAGGGACGCAGCCTCGCCCAGCGCTACCGCGACACGGGCGACAGGCTGTCGCTGCTGCCGGGCAACATCCGCGGCATCCTGTGGATGCTGGTCGCCGGCATCTTCTTCACGGCGATGGTGACGCTCATCAAGATCCTCG belongs to Stappia indica and includes:
- a CDS encoding Lrp/AsnC ligand binding domain-containing protein codes for the protein MVPFFVMIKCHLGKAYQVANAIADAEIASEIYSTAGDFDLLVKFYVDDETDIGHFVNEKVHPFDGILDTKTMITFKAF
- a CDS encoding DMT family transporter gives rise to the protein MASELAEKTTGNVPAAKDFNAYNPRLGIALKVVSALVFTGMIAMVKLLDGAYPVGEVIFARSFFGMLPVLLVIAWQGKLAEAFSTQRPWGHISRAIVGGTAMSLWFAAIARLPLPDATAISFSAPLVTVALAAIILREKVRAYRWSAVVVGFLGILIILSPHLSGVAPTEEASLGAMLAFASAIFMALAMITVRRLTGTERTSTIVVWFAAVTSVFALMSAPFGWVLPDLNDAIILVAIGLSGGVGQILLTQSYRYADASTIAPFEYTTMLWTVLVGWIVFAEVPTLEVIGGAIIVIGAGVFVIFREHRLGLDRSRERSTVTPSKA
- a CDS encoding xanthine dehydrogenase family protein molybdopterin-binding subunit, which codes for MNEMVHAKFGIGAPVRRKEDDALVTGRGHYTDDVQSDGMLRAFVVRSSVAHARITLGDLEAARSAPGVAMVMTAADIPDLGLMPTKAILTQTDGTRHAVPPRPVLATDTVRHVGEPIALVVADTLANAKSAAELVEVDYEPLDAVVDTGDALKPDAPLVWPETGTNLAFTYDAGDAAATNRAFETAHHVTRIDIVNNRLVCNYMEPRGCIGEYDAESGRYTLTAGTQGGHSMQAIIAGDILGIPRNRLRVVTPDVGGGFGTKNFVYPEYPVCLVAAERLGRPVKWVCERTEHFLADAHGRDNLSVAEVALDAEGRILALRVEIVAAMGAYLHQYGPMIPNFGLSMATGLYHVPAMYGVVKGVYTNTTPTDAYRGAGRPEAAYLLERLVDRAAAEMDMSPAEFRRRNFIRPEQLPYTTHTGRMYDTGDFSAHMDKAMAAIGWDGFTERAEESAARGRYRGIGMATYIEACAFAGSEEATVELGGDGSLTLLIGTQTNGQGHATAYGQIMAEQFGVDLDRITMIQGDTDRVRKGGGTGGSRSIPIGLPSVLEASRSLVKKIKDLAADKLEAGPEDLELVDGEVRVVGTDRSVTLAEIAAAAPEQLTASEEVKQAEATYPNGTHICELEVDPETGDIELLDYVIVDDFGVTVNPILLAGQVHGGVVQAIGQALMEHTVYDEDGQLLTASFLDYQMPRAADIPGIRFETNNIPSTTNALGIKGAGEAGTIGAGPAVMNAVGDALRRGAGVAHIDMPATPLRVWEAIRAANS